One genomic window of Vidua macroura isolate BioBank_ID:100142 chromosome 16, ASM2450914v1, whole genome shotgun sequence includes the following:
- the TEDC2 gene encoding tubulin epsilon and delta complex protein 2, with protein sequence MLGGRGGRDGAARAGSPAEPVRVPGPPGGSAPGAQRRLPWLSRDGNALFRGSSFPSLTKPGDGSAPGGLSRSLCGQQALKVVVLTRLQRGLAHLVHLHICRSERLRPAAAPASAARGPRPARRSWQGRRERGSGGRSGAAAAGLMLPAGCGRRAAAALRAALGEGAERRRELERRAARSRALLGRWDDEEEERPQPQSGSSTEHEDRPSPKELEELELLNRALEKALKVRKSILKTPLETQGATGQKWAGEAHAPKKAEEQQVPVSVEDVPECRKVRAGSKKPLLKKPSPYQLRPPYRTDPDVKKLQRKVPARCVSQGPRTAGKISSKGMTSKQGRSHRTAAGASGREVCAAAEPQETPGLSESAPNEQQSFSGGDSAAGKNSMAAGKQLLHAVKKSSGFLAESSKKEDTTGAWGRSISPGTGTLQEKGCQLKLPLPYRKAYSRNSRAWERCRLCQTSADAAAARTHFMERIQTTFCSLKLSPSPAEIEEELRGLQDVPSRLRQYVEAEPADPSTLQGEYESLLTLEGLQTTVSQCLQKLQLLREALESQLRLHPDCTGDVGSCSPACVPVRGQMCDSADMLAVPLLCYSSLQELRDLFALKLQVSMLHQEIALQKVMMAELLPVLEARPLLEGSAGLFRAIQSQLCEGGRRFPVLVRDELLD encoded by the exons aTGCTCGGCGGCCGCGGGGGCCGGGATGGAGCTGCCCGGGCCGGGAGCCCCGCGGAGCCGGTGCGCGTCCCCGGCCCGCCCGGGGGTTCCGCCCCAGGGGCGCAGCGGCGCTTACCGTGGCTCAGCCGGGATGGGAACGCGCTGTTCCGTGGCAGTTCGTTCCCGAGTTTAACCAAACCG GGTGATGGATCTGCCCCAGGAGGGCTCTCAAGATCCCTCTGTGGGCAGCAGGCGCTCAAGGTTGTTGTGCTGACCCGCTTGCAGAGAGGTCTGGCACATCTGGTGCATCTCCACATCTG CCGCTCGGAACGCCTCAGgcccgcggccgctcccgcctCCGCCGCGCGCGGGCCACGCCCCGCCcgcaggtcctggcagggccgGAGGGAGCGCGGGTCCGGCGGGAGGagcggcgcggccgcggccgggcTGATGCTGCCTGCGGGCTGCGGCCGAAG ggcggcggcggcgctgaggGCGGCGCTGGGCGAgggcgcggagcggcggcgggagctggagcggcgggcggcgcggagCCGGGCGCTCCTGGGGCGCTG GGatgatgaggaagaggagcgGCCACAGCCACAATCAGGCTCCAGTACTGAGCATG AAGACAGGCCTTCACCCAAGGAGCTAGAGGAGCTGGAACTGCTGAACAGGGCCTTAGAGAAGGCACTGAAGGTCAGGAAAAGCATCTTGAAAACTCCATTAGAGACTCAGGGAGCTACAGGACAGAAATGGGCAGGTGAAGCACATGCTCCCAAGAAAGCTGAAGAACAGCAGGTGCCTGTATCTGTTGAGGATGTTCCTGAGTGCAGGAAGGTGAGAGCTGGAAGCAAAAAGCCTTTGTTGAAGAAGCCCTCTCCATACCAGTTAAGACCCCCTTACAGGACTGACCCAGATGTGAAGAAACTGCAAAGGAAAGTCCCAGCCAGATGTGTTTCTCAAGGCCCCAGGACAGCTGGGAAGATTTCCTCAAAAGGGATGACTTCCAAACAAGGAAGGAGTCACAGGACAGCAGCTGGTGCCAGTGGCAGAgaagtctgtgctgcagctgaaccCCAGGAGACACCTGGCTTGTCTGAATCTGCCCCAAATGAGCAGCAAAGCTTTTCTGGAGGGGATTCAGCTGCAGGAAAGAATTCCATGGCTGCTGGCAAGCAGTTACTTCATGCAGTGAAGAAAAGTTCTGGTTTCCTAGCAGAGTCCAGCAAAAAGGAGGACACTACAGGTGCGTGGGGAAGGAGCATCTCACCAGGGACAGGCACCCTGCAGGAAAAGGG GTGCCAGCTGAAGCTCCCCCTTCCCTACAGGAAAGCTTATTCCAGGAACTCCAG GGCATGGGAGAGATGTCGCCTGTGCCAAACAAGTGcagatgcagcagctgcaaggacCCATTTTATGGAGAGAATCCAGACAACC tTTTGCTCCCTGAAGCTGAGCCCCAGTCCTGCAGAGATAGAGGAGGAATTAAGAGGCCTCCAGGATGTCCCCTCCCGTCTGAGGCAGTATGTGGAAGCTGAGCCTGCAG ACCCTTCCACTCTGCAAGGAGAGTATGAAAGCCTTCTGACCTTGGAGGGTTTGCAAACCACAGTGTCCCAGTGtctgcagaagctgcagctgctgcgaGAAG ctctggagtCCCAGCTGAGGCTGCACCCAGACTGCACTGGGGATGTggggagctgctctccagcctgtgtCCCTGTCAGGGGACAGATGTGTGACAGTGCAGACATGCTGGCTGTGCCTCTCCTCTGTTACTCCAGTCTCCAGGAGCTCAGGGACCTGTTTGCCTTGAAGCTGCAAGTGTCAATGCTGCACCAAGAGATTGCCTTACAAAAG GTGAtgatggcagagctgctgcctgtcctggaGGCCAGGCCATTGctggagggctctgcagggctgttccgGGCCATCCAAAGCCAGCTCTGTGAGGGCGGCCGGCGCTTC